One window from the genome of Lachancea thermotolerans CBS 6340 chromosome B complete sequence encodes:
- a CDS encoding KLTH0B00396p (similar to uniprot|P32386 Saccharomyces cerevisiae YLL048C), which yields MMQFATETEKLRSTVAFLYSFLVPLSGGSFVLLGWDLLRLYWASQRNACGYEAPEADASTSLISRKPEHQITEHASSYPQLEWRVLCESSQQDCEQVVKKVFGKELLKSYAELLTIILCIVLELSLQRAVNRTQEEAPWILSSQIFWFSLLVSSLCRIVSLHRGGKSFITFQKLRALNFLLFGFIFCVKVLHFTLVFLRSQVKSLEGKYVTGGTFLAGVLSILALSSQQSFGLTDPPLNQNDAPPAPEGSSSIFHSLTFSWLDGLIFRRSQKQLRFQDIFDLQPKYRTLPVIKRYSDRSHGCTSLIKRLTAFCWKSIIMQCTWSLAGAIASFMPTLQMKKILEYIENPSGSNIRVAWVCVFVMIVSKIIAALCESQAVYLGARVCFQLKSIITAEISRKALKQSLFSSESKTRCGATNGEVINLVAIDSTAVSELCGSLHYLVQAGIMTTVAISLLYQMLGWSAFVGVSVIIILLPFNVKIATLMQTYQSEALAMTDKKTNAISAMLGSIKNVKFLCWENHFQELIMGFRSSECSFLTKKLFCWATLHLVWFLTPTLVTAATFGASIYLQKQKITVASAYTALTLFALLRNPLTQLATMLGTIIQTTVSIQRIEKFLNRSNTKKHEILKDSFTEMGFRNASLTWNRFDTGFMLKNLTIDFELHKLNVIIGPSGSGKSSVLLALLGELDLIEGSIRVPRGYMHDDRCSFAFCSQTPWITNATVKENIVFSSQFNTKRYQEVLHACGLEEDILEMQEGDETVVGDKGMTLSGGQRQRLALARAVYSGAEHLLLDDCLSAVDPGMAVWIFQKCIMGPLMKGKTCILATHNIALVQKHADMIILLDNGRVSKIGKARDFNFDSEFDYSKPSKLEKAEMKPNKKPKKEMILQPDTGFSREEHKEDGSIKIEVYNWLVKHLGGWRTITAFTMLLCLTHGIEMTQNLWIKIWCSSGDGANEHYKSSIYYLSTYAAIGLFHASVTTLIMLKFLCIGLEASSKVFAEILNRVLHAKMTFFDFTPAGRILNRITRDFEILEQELMVLLLQLLFAITSLGAILLLISVIATKFLIFAFLLGIIYAVMITSYIPAFRDLKRYEGITRSPIFEQFSELLSGFVTIRGFGKEKSCMGQLFRKLDLNNRPAYYVSVVQLWLCLRVEVLGSLVLGATATLSLLNAKELGAGLAGLALTYAMPFSQSALWTATVSSNVEIKMTSVERIKEYTEIDCEDTKAGALINTQWSGGAEISFDHVYVRYAPHLPDVLKNVSFTLLPNSKVAIVGRTGSGKSTVMMSLFRLIELTNGTIRIGGIDIASLNLQTLRRELTVIPQDPSLFSGTIKSNIDPFGRYSDQELTHFARRIGLFSGTDDVRTFNSLGSLVSEGGENMSQGQRQLLCLARALLQKSKILILDEATASIDHETDATIQQVVRDFSSGGIVITVAHRMSTIIDYDQVIVLDSGIVKENNHPYLLLKQNGAFHQMCKESGEYERLEDAAKKAYQKGLSQARSAPRNSESKC from the coding sequence ATGATGCAATTCGCAACAGAAACAGAGAAGCTGCGTTCAACCGTGGCATTTCTCTACAGTTTTCTTGTTCCATTGTCTGGTGGAAGCTTTGTACTTCTGGGATGGGACTTACTGAGGTTATATTGGGCATCGCAAAGAAACGCGTGTGGGTATGAAGCTCCAGAAGCAGATGCTTCAACATCGCTTATCAGCAGAAAACCGGAACATCAAATAACTGAGCATGCTTCAAGCTACCCTCAACTGGAATGGCGCGTACTCTGCGAGTCAAGCCAGCAAGACTGTGAACAAGTTGTCAAAAAGGTGTTTGGAAAAgaattgttgaaaagctatGCAGAACTTCTTACCATAATTCTTTGCATTGTGTTAGAGTTaagccttcaaagagcGGTCAACAGAACCCAGGAAGAAGCACCATGGATTCTTTCAAGTCAAATattttggttttcattACTGGTTTCCTCTCTTTGTCGCATTGTATCTCTTCATCGTGGTGGGAAATCATTCATaactttccaaaaattgaGAGCGCTGAACTTTCTATTGTTTGGCTTTATCTTTTGCGTAAAGGTGTTACATTTCACACTGGTTTTCTTAAGATCTCAAgtgaaaagcttggaagGGAAATACGTCACTGGCGGAACATTCTTGGCTGGGGTGCTTAGCATATTGGCACTTTCATCGCAGCAGTCTTTCGGCCTTACAGACCCGCCACTTAACCAGAACGATGCGCCACCAGCTCCTGAaggatcttcttcaatattCCACTCCTTGACATTTTCATGGCTAGATGGCTTGATATTTAGGCGTAGCCAGAAGCAGCTGAGATTTCAGgacatttttgatttgCAACCCAAATATCGCACCCTGCCTGTGATCAAGAGATATTCTGATAGAAGCCATGGCTGTACATCTTTGATAAAACGTTTGACAGCGttctgctggaagagcaTAATCATGCAATGTACTTGGAGTTTAGCTGGTGCTATTGCCTCATTTATGCCCACCCTTCAAATGAAAAAGATTCTTGAGTACATAGAGAATCCCAGTGGCTCCAATATCCGAGTGGCCTGGGTTTGCGTCTTTGTAATGattgtttccaaaatcATAGCAGCCCTTTGTGAATCACAGGCCGTTTATCTGGGCGCTCGAGTATGTTTTCAGCTGAAATCAATAATTACCGCTGAGATTTCCAGGAAAGCTCTCAAgcagagcttgttttcttcagagtcCAAGACAAGGTGCGGAGCCACGAACGGGGAGGTAATAAACCTTGTTGCTATTGACTCTACAGCAGTATCAGAACTCTGTGGGTCGTTGCACTATTTGGTTCAGGCAGGCATCATGACAACAGTTGCTATCTCATTACTATATCAGATGCTTGGTTGGTCGGCTTTTGTTGGAGTTTCGGTAATAATCATCCTTCTTCCCTTCAACGTGAAGATTGCAACCCTGATGCAAACTTATCAATCAGAAGCATTGGCCATGACTGATAAGAAAACAAATGCCATTAGCGCGATGCTGGGCTCCATCAAAAACGTTAAGTTCCTTTGCTGGGAAAACCATTTCCAGGAGCTTATAATGGGTTTCAGAAGCTCCGAGTGTTCCTTCCTCACAAAAAAACTGTTTTGTTGGGCTACTTTGCATCTggtttggtttttgacaCCAACCCTAGTTACTGCCGCGACATTTGGTGCCTCGATATACTTACAGAAGCAAAAAATTACCGTTGCTTCTGCGTATACTGCCTTAACGCTATTTGCGCTTTTGAGAAATCCCCTTACCCAGCTCGCCACGATGCTTGGCACAATTATTCAAACAACGGTCTCTATACAGAGGATAGAGAAATTTCTCAATAGATCAAACACGAAGAAACatgaaattttgaaagactcTTTTACTGAAATGGGATTTCGAAATGCGTCTTTGACTTGGAACCGGTTCGATACAGGCTTtatgttgaaaaacttgaccATTGATTTTGAGTTGCACAAGCTGAATGTCATTATAGGCCCTTCAGGATCAGGTAAAAGCAGCGTTCTTCtagctcttcttggagaacTTGATTTGATTGAAGGATCAATAAGAGTTCCAAGGGGATATATGCATGACGATCGCTGCTCTTTTGCATTCTGCTCACAGACTCCTTGGATCACAAACGCCACAGTGAAGGAAAACATCGTTTTCTCGAGTCAATTCAACACAAAAAGATACCAGGAGGTTCTTCATGCTTGCGGTTTGGAAGAGGATATACTTGAAATGCAAGAAGGTGACGAAACTGTTGTAGGGGACAAAGGCATGACTCTTTCTGGCGGACAGAGGCAACGGTTGGCATTAGCAAGGGCAGTTTATTCTGGTGCTGAACATTTATTGCTTGACGATTGCTTGAGCGCTGTTGATCCGGGAATGGCTGTAtggatttttcaaaagtgcaTAATGGGTCCACTAATGAAAGGAAAAACGTGCATTTTGGCGACTCATAACATTGCATTAGTTCAAAAGCATGCAGATATGATTATATTGTTGGATAATGGAAGAGTTAGCAAGATAGGGAAAGCCAGAGACTTTAATTTTGATTCTGAATTTGATTATTCAAAGCCCTCAAAACtcgaaaaagctgaaatgaaaccaaacaaaaaaccaaagaaagaaaTGATTTTGCAACCAGACACTGGATTTAGTAGAGAAGAACACAAAGAAGATGGATCAATAAAGATCGAAGTTTATAACTGGCTGGTGAAGCACCTCGGAGGGTGGAGGACGATAACAGCATTCACAATGCTGCTCTGTTTAACTCATGGAATAGAAATGACTCAGAATCTCTGGATAAAAATTTGGTGCTCTTCGGGGGATGGTGCAAATGAACACTACAAGTCTTCCATCTATTATCTAAGCACTTACGCAGCAATAGGGCTCTTCCATGCTTCTGTGACCACTCTCATTATGCTAAAGTTCCTATGCATAGGTTTGGAAGCATCTTCGAAGGTTTTTGCGGAAATACTTAATCGCGTCCTACACGCTAAAATGAccttttttgacttcaCACCGGCTGGCAGAATTTTGAATCGAATAACTAGGGACTTTGAAATCTTAGAGCAGGAGCTGATGGTTCTTTTATTGCAACTCTTGTTTGCCATCACTAGCCTCGGAGCGATTTTGCTGCTAATCTCAGTAATTGCAACgaagttcttgatctttgcATTTCTCTTGGGTATCATTTATGCGGTGATGATTACGTCCTATATCCCTGCGTTCAGAGACTTAAAACGGTATGAAGGAATCACAAGGTCCCCCATATTTGAGCAGTTCTCTGAGCTTTTGTCAGGATTTGTTACGATTAGGGGGTTTGGGAAGGAAAAAAGCTGTATGGGAcagcttttcagaaagcttgatCTGAACAATAGGCCTGCTTACTATGTGTCTGTTGTTCAGCTATGGTTGTGCCTCCGAGTTGAAGTACTGGGGTCATTAGTTTTAGGCGCAACTGCCACTCTCTCGCTCCTGAATGCTAAGGAGCTCGGCGCAGGCCTCGCAGGGTTGGCTCTGACGTACGCAATGCCATTTTCTCAAAGTGCCCTTTGGACTGCAACAGTCTCCTCAAATGTTGAAATCAAGATGACATCAGTGGAAAGGATCAAAGAATACACGGAGATTGACTGCGAGGACACTAAAGCTGGGGCTCTTATCAATACTCAATGGTCAGGTGGTGCTGAAATAAGTTTTGATCATGTTTACGTCAGGTATGCACCGCACCTTCCGGATGTTCTGAAAAATGTTTCATTTACACTTCTCCCCAACTCAAAAGTGGCTATCGTTGGGAGAACAGGATCAGGAAAATCGACAGTTATGATGTCACTTTTTCGGCTTATCGAGCTTACAAATGGTACTATCCGAATTGGCGGGATAGACATTGCCTCGCTGAACCTTCAAACTCTCCGAAGAGAGCTCACAGTCATCCCACAAGATCCGTCATTATTCTCGGGAACAATCAAATCCAACATTGACCCTTTTGGCCGGTACTCAGATCAAGAACTAACGCATTTTGCGAGACGTATTGGGCTCTTCTCAGGCACGGATGACGTAAGGACTTTCAATTCACTGGGCTCTTTGGTGAGCGAAGGTGGAGAAAACATGTCTCAAGGCCAACGTCAACTTCTTTGTTTGGCTCGGGCTCTGTTGCAAAAATCTAAGATTTTGATACTGGATGAAGCTACTGCTTCCATCGACCATGAGACGGATGCAACTATACAACAAGTGGTGCGTGATTTTTCAAGTGGTGGAATCGTAATAACTGTAGCGCATCGAATGAGTACCATTATAGATTACGACCAAGTGATAGTTCTGGACTCCGGTATTGTAAAGGAAAACAATCATCCCTACCTCTTGCTGAAACAGAACGGCGCATTTCATCAAATGTGCAAGGAAAGCGGAGAGTATGAACGCTTAGAGGACGCGGCAAAAAAGGCTTATCAAAAGGGCCTCAGCCAAGCACGCTCTGCGCCGCGCAACTCAGAATCCAAATGCTAA
- the DAK2 gene encoding dihydroxyacetone kinase (highly similar to uniprot|P43550 Saccharomyces cerevisiae YFL053W DAK2 Dihydroxyacetone kinase required for detoxification of dihydroxyacetone (DHA) involved in stress adaptation), giving the protein MSQKQFKSDGNIVAPYLLGLARSNPGLTVIEHDRVVFRAASAPSAKNKPKVTLVSGGGSGHEPTHAGFVGDGALDAIAAGAIFASPSTKQIFSALKAVESPKGTLLIVKNYTGDIIHFGLAAERAKAAGMNVELVAVGDDVSVGKKKGSLVGRRGLGATVLVHKIAGAAASHGLELSEVAKIARAVVENSATIAGSLDHCTVPGHKPENNLGPDEYEIGMGIHNESGTERRSPLPSIPQLVTELLPLVLGEKEDNTFVEFSPEEDVVLMINNMGGMSNLELGYATEVVSEQLIKKFSIVPKRTMSGTFITALNGPGFGITLLNASKAGPDIMRYFDYPTNASGWNQNYHSAQEWKVLAGGKVPTAPPLETVKNEKPSGVTANYETFSKILQSGIAKVKEVEPKVTWYDTIAGDGDCGTTLVSGGRALEEAIQKHTLRLTDAAHGIEDIAYIVEDSMGGTSGGLYSIYLSALAKGISDSGDKTLTVDTFREASKTALDALYKYTRARPGYRTLIDALQPFVEALNSGQDPRTAVDAAFKGAEKTRKMDALVGRASYVAKEELSKLDDEGGLPDPGAVGLAALLDGLVSAAGY; this is encoded by the coding sequence AtgtctcaaaaacaattcaAATCAGACGGAAATATCGTTGCGCCTTACCTACTAGGACTTGCTCGCAGCAATCCCGGTCTCACCGTGATCGAACATGACAGAGTCGTATTCAGGGCTGCTTCAGCCCCAAGCGCTAAAAACAAACCCAAAGTGACGTTAGTGTCGGGAGGCGGCAGTGGTCACGAGCCTACGCACGCTGGGTTTGTAGGCGATGGTGCGCTCGATGCAATTGCTGCTGGCGCTATCTTTGCCTCTCCCTCCACTAAGCAGATTTTTTCGGCGCTCAAAGCTGTAGAGTCGCCAAAGGGCACCCTGCTGATTGTTAAAAACTACACTGGCGATATAATTCATTTTGGCCTTGCTGCCGAAAGAGCAAAGGCAGCAGGCATGAATGTGGAGCTCGTGGCGGTCGGAGACGATGTTTCGGttggaaagaaaaaaggatCTCTCGTTGGTCGCCGTGGGCTAGGCGCAACCGTTCTTGTTCATAAAATTgctggcgccgctgctTCTCACGGGCTGGAGTTATCAGAAGTTGCTAAGATTGCCAGGGCGGTTGTTGAAAATAGTGCTACAATTGCGGGATCTCTTGACCACTGTACGGTCCCGGGCCACAAGCCTGAAAATAACTTGGGGCCTGATGAATATGAAATAGGCATGGGAATTCACAATGAATCCGGCACCGAGAGACGGTCCCCACTGCCATCAATTCCGCAGCTTGTAACTGAACTTCTACCTCTAGTTCTAGGAGAGAAGGAGGATAACACTTTTGTCGAGTTTAGCCCCGAAGAAGATGTGGTTCTTATGATCAACAATATGGGCGGCATGTCCAACCTTGAATTGGGCTACGCTACCGAAGTTGTGTCTGAACAACTGATTAAGAAATTTAGTATTGTTCCCAAAAGAACAATGAGCGGCACATTCATTACGGCCTTGAACGGTCCAGGGTTCGGCATCACGCTTCTGAACGCATCTAAAGCCGGCCCTGACATCATGAGGTACTTTGATTACCCCACAAATGCAAGCGGATGGAATCAAAATTATCATTCGGCACAAGAGTGGAAAGTGCTTGCCGGGGGCAAAGTTCCAACAGCGCCCCCTCTAGAGACAGTTAAGAACGAAAAACCTTCAGGCGTGACGGCAAATTATGAaaccttctccaaaatacTGCAGTCAGGGATTGCAAAGGTGAAGGAAGTCGAACCCAAAGTTACTTGGTATGACACTATTGCAGGTGATGGCGATTGCGGCACAACGCTCGTTTCTGGCGGCAGGGCCTTAGAGGAAGCTATTCAGAAACACACTTTGCGTCTCACGGATGCCGCACACGGAATTGAAGACATCGCTTACATCGTGGAAGACTCCATGGGTGGTACATCGGGAGGACTGTACTCTATATACTTGTCAGCACTTGCGAAAGGTATCAGCGACTCCGGAGACAAGACCCTTACAGTAGATACTTTTAGAGaagcatcaaaaactgctttgGATGCGCTTTATAAGTATACTCGTGCTCGCCCTGGGTACAGAACACTAATTGATGCCCTTCAGCCTTTTGTTGAGGCGTTGAATTCGGGCCAAGATCCTAGGACTGCTGTTGATGCCGCTTTCAAGGGTGCCGAAAAAACGAGAAAGATGGATGCTCTAGTAGGCCGTGCGTCGTACGTTGCAAAAGAGGAATTAAGCAAGCTCGATGATGAAGGAGGATTACCAGATCCGGGCGCCGTCGGGCTGGCTGCTTTGTTAGATGGTCTTGTTAGTGCCGCTGGATATTAA
- the AQY3 gene encoding Aqy3p (similar to uniprot|P43549 Saccharomyces cerevisiae YFL054C Hypothetical ORF), giving the protein MVGESIMPSSSSSSSISSSSSDVPRATREQRGREGETEQVKWSGNLKDSSQKTKRGDRTSVDVGVARGVSSGRKATHTEGTKNVLSRLTPLNKPAAEDAQPRHQKRHPVGTAFSSPNLKSLNTPLSREQARLMEYYLSTAVPRSNNNYVDPLYRHLNPSVGSTKSRPVWSLNQPLPHVLDHSLAEKMLKKNTDVKSRASSRPESREMSRAGSLASMNDWKKLIGRSGSWRKLNDVEAQIPGATKNSGLTRNRKHSQSQIEFANNQRRAHHAASFQLGDESCTPSLRGEDVPAQIQNQKQAGTAPTAEELLEKRFRSSLDGATPLDGGRLGTGDSESEQLAFTNYWAKIRYRLREPFAEFLGTLILVIFGVGGNLQATVTNGSGGSYESLSFAWGFGCMLGVYVAGGVSGGHINPAVTISMAIFRKFPWKKVPVYIFAQIVGAFFGGAMAYGYFWSSITEFEGGTHIRTAASGACLFTNPKSYVTWRNAFFDEFIGASMLVGCLMALLDDSNSPPTNGMTALIVGFLVAAIGMALGYQTSFTINPARDLGPRIFASMIGYGPHAFHLTHWWWTWGAWGGPIAGGIAGALVYDIFIFTGCESPVNYPDNGYIEHRVSKILHAEFHPHDSPKSSEVVVEEGSNSKDGSTKSNSAH; this is encoded by the coding sequence ATGGTGGGAGAATCAATAATgccttcttcgtcgtcatcgtcgtcgatatcttcttcttcttctgatgTACCACGCGCTACTAGAGAACAGAGGGGAAGGGAAGGAGAAACAGAGCAGGTCAAGTGGTCGGGAAACCTTAAGGATTCCAgtcaaaaaacaaaaagggGAGACAGAACTTCAGTGGATGTCGGTGTTGCTCGTGGAGTTAGTTCTGGACGGAAAGCCACACATACAGAAGGCACGAAAAATGTACTGTCTCGATTAACGCCTCTGAATAAACCTGCGGCAGAAGATGCGCAGCCTCGCCATCAAAAGAGGCACCCTGTGGGgacagctttttcttcaccGAATCTAAAGTCCTTAAATACTCCCCTCAGTCGTGAGCAGGCGCGGCTTATGGAGTATTACCTCTCCACTGCAGTACCTAGGAGCAATAATAACTATGTTGACCCACTTTATCGCCACCTCAACCCATCTGTTGGTAGCACGAAAAGCAGGCCTGTCTGGAGTTTGAACCAGCCGTTGCCGCATGTTCTGGATCATTCGCTAGCTGAAAAAATGCTAAAGAAGAACACAGATGTCAAATCTCGTGCTTCTTCGAGGCCCGAGTCCCGTGAAATGTCCCGTGCAGGCTCTTTGGCATCTATGAACGATTGGAAGAAATTAATTGGCCGCTCAGGTTCTTGGAGAAAGCTCAACGATGTTGAGGCCCAAATTCCAGGCGCTACTAAAAACTCAGGGCTAACGAGGAACCGGAAACATTCTCAAAGTCAAATAGAATTCGCGAATAATCAGAGACGAGCTCATCATGCCGCTTCTTTTCAACTGGGAGATGAAAGTTGTACACCATCGCTGAGAGGCGAGGATGTCCCTGCCCAAattcaaaaccaaaaacAGGCTGGTACCGCACCCACAGCCGAGGAgttgcttgaaaagcgcTTTAGATCGAGCCTCGATGGAGCAACTCCCCTCGATGGAGGTCGCCTTGGGACAGGTGACTCCGAATCAGAACAGCTTGCATTCACAAACTACTGGGCGAAGATTAGGTACCGCTTGCGGGAGCCTTTTGCAGAGTTTCTAGGAACCCTTATACTTGTTATATTCGGTGTAGGTGGTAACCTTCAAGCTACCGTAACTAACGGGAGCGGCGGCTCGTATGAGTCTCTGTCATTTGCATGGGGGTTTGGTTGTATGCTAGGCGTTTATGTCGCTGGTGGTGTCAGTGGTGGTCATATTAACCCGGCTGTAACTATATCGATGGCTATATTTCGAAAGtttccttggaaaaagGTTCCCGTATACATATTTGCTCAGATTGTAGgtgctttttttggtggAGCAATGGCATATGGTTACTTTTGGAGCTCAATAACTGAATTCGAAGGTGGCACTCATATACGAACAGCTGCTTCTGGTGCATGTTTATTCACTAACCCCAAGTCTTACGTTACCTGGCGTAACGCTTTCTTTGACGAGTTTATTGGCGCGTCTATGCTTGTAGGGTGTTTGATGGCTTTATTGGACGATAGCAATTCGCCACCGACAAATGGTATGACTGCTTTGATTGTCGGTTTTTTGGTGGCTGCTATCGGTATGGCTCTTGGATATCAAACAAGTTTCACAATTAACCCCGCGAGGGATCTAGGTCCAAGAATATTCGCCTCTATGATTGGTTATGGGCCACATGCATTTCATCTCACACATTGGTGGTGGACATGGGGTGCTTGGGGTGGTCCTATTGCTGGTGGGATCGCTGGAGCTTTGGTGTACGACATTTTTATCTTTACCGGTTGCGAATCTCCAGTTAACTATCCCGACAACGGATATATTGAGCATAGAGTTAGCAAAATTCTACATGCTGAATTCCATCCTCATGATAGCCCGAAATCCTCTGAAGTTGTTGTGGAAGAGGGGAGCAACAGTAAGGATGGGAGTACCAAATCAAACTCAGCCCATTGA
- a CDS encoding KLTH0B00462p (weakly similar to uniprot|P38866 Saccharomyces cerevisiae YHR176W FMO1 Flavin-containing monooxygenase, localized to the cytoplasmic face of the ER membrane; catalyzes oxidation of biological thiols to maintain the ER redox buffer ratio for correct folding of disulfide- bonded proteins), translating into MTKDARKEIKSVAIIGAGVAGLTSLFELLNTRKDGTTNLAYSSDGKFDEANTNENKNPAFQKIVGFELKSSIGGIWSPNFDTPDFIEQKDLDSERYDDPLFLRPPTEAPSELYNRGYTFSEPLITERPDTPSPKTWAASGIYQHLYSNVPQRYLRNSFIPYSENQEKQNSNIAPLITNYSITESLLDFAKTHRLEKHIRVNSEVVKIKKVSNGSWRLTVKENPKNSSLTRWYEEDFDAVLVSNGHYSIPYIPRIEGLSKWVARYRDSVLHSKSFREFDKFKNKRCLFVGTGLSGIDILQYVFPVAKEVIVSRTPDKEEIYPWLTKAATSEGLIKKPRIKELRPSENRKVIFQDGSIVEGVDHIIFSTGYHWHYPFLNEGVSGLSVIKSGQKVLKDSASMVDGLFLDTFSIDDPSLAFVGVTVTPLKWPSFELTASAIAGVWANASSLPSKDSQLSAISQRKKEMGENLLFHYFPPMHIKELMARLEHFLPKGRKAADIIDLKHLSDFEKAAEVAERLFYLLKNEEIELSETL; encoded by the coding sequence ATGACCAAAGACGCAAGAAAGGAAATAAAATCTGTTGCCATAATCGGCGCTGGAGTCGCGGGTCTGACCTCGCTATTTGAACTCCTCAATACTCGCAAGGATGGAACTACCAATTTAGCTTACAGCTCTGACGGGAAATTTGACGAAGCCAACACgaatgaaaacaaaaatcctGCATTCCAAAAAATCGTAGGTTTCGAATTAAAAAGCTCAATTGGCGGAATTTGGTCCCCCAATTTCGATACCCCTGATTTCATCGAGCAAAAAGACTTGGATTCTGAACGTTACGATGACCCTCTGTTTTTGAGACCTCCGACTGAAGCCCCCTCTGAGCTCTACAACAGAGGGTACACTTTTTCTGAGCCATTGATTACTGAGAGACCTGATACCCCAAGTCCGAAAACCTGGGCAGCGAGTGGCATCTATCAGCACCTTTATTCTAACGTTCCGCAAAGATACCTCCGCAATTCCTTTATTCCATATAGTGAGAatcaggaaaaacaaaattcaAACATTGCACCATTAATTACCAATTACTCTATCACTGAGAGCCTCTTAGACTTCGCCAAAACACATcggcttgaaaaacataTAAGAGTCAACTCCGAAGTAgtgaaaataaaaaaggTCAGCAATGGATCGTGGAGACTAACAGTGAAAGAGAATCCGAAAAACAGTAGCTTAACCCGTTGgtatgaagaagacttcgaTGCAGTCTTGGTGAGCAATGGCCACTATTCAATTCCTTATATTCCAAGAATTGAGGGGTTGTCAAAGTGGGTGGCTCGATACAGGGATTCGGTGTTgcattcaaagagctttaGAGAGTTTGATAAATTTAAAAACAAGAGgtgtctttttgttgggACAGGCTTAAGCGGAATTGACATACTACAATATGTTTTCCCAGTCGCCAAAGAGGTCATAGTGTCCAGAACTCCTGATAAGGAGGAAATATATCCTTGGTTGACAAAAGCTGCAACTTCAGAAGGCCTTATAAAGAAGCCCAGGATTAAAGAGCTCCGGCCATCAGAAAACCGCAAGgtaatttttcaagatggcTCTATTGTAGAAGGTGTTGACCATATCATATTCTCGACTGGATATCACTGGCATTAtccatttttgaatgaGGGAGTATCGGGCTTAAGTGTTATAAAATCGGGCCAGAAAGTTCTAAAGGACTCTGCCTCCATGGTAGACGGCTTATTCCTTGATACTTTTAGTATTGATGACCCAAGTCTCGCATTTGTGGGTGTCACAGTTACGCCTTTGAAATGGCCTAGTTTTGAACTTACTGCCTCAGCCATAGCAGGTGTTTGGGCCaatgcttcttctcttcccTCAAAAGACAGCCAGCTGAGTGCCATCAGCCAAAGGAAAAAGGAAATGGGAGAGAACCTTCTTTTCCATTACTTCCCTCCCATGCACATTAAAGAGCTCATGGCCAGGCTCGAACATTTCTTACCCAAaggaagaaaagctgcGGATATAATAGATTTGAAGCATCTATCAGATTTCGAGAAGGCGGCTGAAGTTGCTGAGCGACTCTTTTatctgctcaaaaatgaagaaatcgAGCTGAGCGAAACATTATGA